GCCGCGCGTTGGGCCGCGTTATTCGGCCTTTCTACCCCAAACGAACGCACCCAGACAACGGACAAgatcgaaatcactaattaaggagtactcgttgcaaagaacactccatttTCCCAgggcgcgccacttgtcgcaacctgggagttttccctttttcgtagatccgtttattcaaaacgttttatcccttaaaccgtgcgtccaaatctcaaaccgttttcaccattggattcctcgtgtcgagatcttcaaaactagatcccatgttgataggttttgacgaactttttttcacgaaaaaaccggacgaaaaagaccgggcgaaaaaaccgaaccgggagcacggtttttttccctttccgaaagaggcacgcccgtgcctctcggaaaatcacaaccgtgcctctcgtggaagcaaaaccgtgactctcgtggaaggaaaaaaaaacagaaaatgcgttttttttatttacgagaggcacggccgtgactctcgcgaaagcacaaccgtgcctctcgcgaaagcaaaaccatgactctcgtgaaagaaaaaaaccagaaaacgcgtaattttttcccttttcgagaggcacggccgtgactttcgcgtaagcacaaccgtgcctctcgcggaagcaaaaccgtgactctcacgaaaaaaaaagaaaacgcgttttgtttttccctttccgagaggcacggccgtgactctcgcgaaagcacaaccgtgcctctcgcgaaagcaaaaccatgactctcgcgaaagaaaaaaaaatagaaaacgcgtgtttttttcgttttcgaaaggcacggccgtgactctcgataaagcacaaccgtgcctcttgcggaagaaaaaccgtgactttcgcgaaagggaaaaaaagaaaacgcgttttttcgtgcAAAAAAAAATCGAAATTTTTTTTtcatcgaaaagctaagaaagaccgggggaaaaccaaaacgtcgaaaaaaccggaaaaaaaccgtttaaaaaaccgaaaacgcgtgcggaaaaataaaataaaaaacaaaatccgaacggagcgtccagagcgcgacacgtggcgaatagctgagagcgcgccaagtgacgctgatcgttgcaAGGCTTCCGAAGGAGCGCTTGTTAACTAGTTGCTGCCGGACAAGATGGGTCGCGCGATAGAATTGGCCTAACGAGCGAGCGAACAAGCGTGAACCAGCGGtaagaaatgggccggcccaagattGTACGGCCACCAGAAAGCTTCGGGCGATCCAGAAGCTAGTCTAGTCTCGCGTTAGGCGAGATATAGCTCTCGTATAGGATGCGTGGCGAGCGATTCTGGGTGGGACGACGCTTCGCTGGAAGGATCCACCGACGGGGCCGGTCAGCTAGCGCGTGTGCTCGCCACACACCCCAAATCCTCCCCCACGCGGCCACGCCTACTCAAGCAAACAGACGATCCATCCATCCAAACCAATCCGACCAACCAAGAAACACCGCCGGCCGCAACCACCAAGAACCTTCATCCATGGTGACCCTGTTCtgcgcagccgctgccacctcgtgCCGCCTAACCTTCCCGCttgccgcgccggcgccggcgccaggCCTTGGCCGCGGCCGGGTCCGACGGGGCACGGTGGCGGTGCGTGCGGATGGAGACACCGCCGCTGCTGGGAGCGGGATAAACCCGGCCATCCGAAAGGAGGAGGCCAAGGTGGTCGACACCGTCCTGGCCGGGGAGCTCTCCAAGCCGCTCACCCCGTACTGCCGGTACAGTTCTCTTTCCCCATCGTGCTGTTTACTTGTGATTACTTCATCTTTGGTGGTGCGAGAAGTCTTTTTAGTCAGCCGCGTACACGTTGCATGATGAGATTTGCAGGGCATGCCATTTCACTCACCATTAACATAGTACATATGTAGTGTGTAGTTCGACTGCGCAAATAAATCATGTCGAGACAATGTTCTGACTTCATTAAACAAGCGATTATTATCGAAGAGGAAAAACCTTTTGAAATATCCAAGAGGATAAAGAACTTTGGTTCTTTTTCAAGGATGCTCTGCAGAACAAGTACTGTACTTGTTTTTTTATTTAGAAAAGGAGGAtcaccccggcctctgcatagaaCCAAGACAAGAACTTGCTGGTTCTTAATGCAATCCGGGTCCAGACAGATGGCAACCTTTCTGTGTTTTGATGGCATTTTTCCATCTCCAGTTTTAATTTAGCTAACTACAACCTTGACAGGAACCTGCAACAAATAATTTACATGGGTAAAAATCGAATGGTAATTTGATTTGTTGTAAGAGGAAGATTTGTACTGCTACGGGCAACTGTgtctaatctaaatttagttggTTAAAGGTTTGAGTGGACTCTGCAAGAACAGTAAAATTTCATATATGGGCTTCGTTGATCACCTACGGTATCCCAAGTTGGTGCGCGAAGCAAAATTTAGACTGCTATACTGAGTTTTTTTAACCTTCAGTAACTGAATTGATCCTATGATCAGCAAATTTTAAGCCTTAGAATGGCCAAAGGTAGAAAACTAAGTAAAGAAAATACATAAATCTTCATGATTGTTTTGTGCACTGTTATATTTACAGTAGCTTAGTTGTAATCCTGATACTATTGCTCTCCTGCTGAGAGCCAATGTAACTATACTCTGCAGCTGTTGGTTACCCTTCTCAATGCAAGGATAATGCAACACTGTTGCATTTCGTAAGAAATATCCCTATGTCCCGATGAATTACCTGTTATTAATTCATCCAAAGCACTCTTTCTGCTGAACCATACTAGAATTTGCAAGCTGAATCCTAGTTCGTGACACTTCACACAAATTATTAATACAGTAGTGTTTATTGACGCAAACTGCGGAGACCAGCCAATTGATGGTCTTTATGCTGTTGATGCCTGCATTACAGAGTTCGTCTTCCTTTGGAATA
This window of the Triticum aestivum cultivar Chinese Spring chromosome 5D, IWGSC CS RefSeq v2.1, whole genome shotgun sequence genome carries:
- the LOC123122181 gene encoding CDGSH iron-sulfur domain-containing protein NEET, which codes for MVTLFCAAAATSCRLTFPLAAPAPAPGLGRGRVRRGTVAVRADGDTAAAGSGINPAIRKEEAKVVDTVLAGELSKPLTPYCRCWRSGTFPLCDGSHVKHNKATGDNVGPLLVKK